One region of Labrus bergylta chromosome 23, fLabBer1.1, whole genome shotgun sequence genomic DNA includes:
- the lemd3 gene encoding inner nuclear membrane protein Man1: MASTQLTDEELFSELKRLGFTPGPVTENTRPVYLKKLKKLREEQQQRGSRPSKTRSGAAISGSSGGGSTAGSRPASRDVTHLISNRRPGRKSSVLGFSSDESDAETPLKRKGLNHSTGSPPLRTRSPATLNTAHHSPPNSSTSSPGTEPQRSGSLSWRLRGTSSPEAGERDEESGDDEEEEEEEEEEEEEAGPEKNCRSVNGCGAHGNQLTVPVPGEYSDSDEEQVSGLGAGDRSRERLDPRRRPVLPHHRASRGSRTVGPILVEDKPEGLNMVGGRGEDGDGNRRDSDTPGSFRTHIFPRKSIYVSLNRGENHHVSSEPGASGRFSLGLRPRFSSYSSLSSSYRSNNSNHSPAPSRPHSPAYQQAAPHGPEDELLQQFKREEASPSRCFSAHYLSMILLTAACLFFVLLGLMYLRMRGATTNDTEIKSHPFGSDFDSSYNKMDKDLILNLLLSLHDHLAQIAGQHDCGDSQHHNRSLTLKQASDYLEAQNQQFGPFILVSLEWIIRTGQDVGIRLTGLTANDPVTDVSEISLLESTHPRMPFTCRFRRAFLIVISRVFLIAAVVGCVWSVVCYMKYRWRREEEETRQMYDMVERIIDVLRSHSEACQENQDLQPYLPIPHVRDSLVQPQDRKRMKKVWERAESFVSANESRIRTETQRIGGADFLVWRWIQPSLTCDKTSSGPSKVWQGKAFPLDRRNSPPNSLTPCLKIRNMFDPIMEVGENWDLAIHEAILEKCNDNDGIVHIAVDKNSREGCVYVKCLSAEHSGKAFKALHGSWFDGKLVTVKYLRLDRYHQRFPQAVSCCTPLKASSPSLSTPSSNSGSRLMHRASSSFSTFSSSGFS, translated from the exons ATGGCGTCTACGCAGTTAACGGACGAGGAGCTTTTCTCTGAACTGAAGCGTCTGGGCTTCACCCCGGGCCCGGTAACCGAGAACACCCGGCCGGTGTACCTCAAGAAGCTCAAGAAGCTTcgagaagagcagcagcagcgaggcTCACGGCCGAGTAAGACCCGCAGCGGGGCCGCCATCAGCGGCTCCTCTGGCGGCGGCAGCACGGCGGGCTCCAGGCCAGCCAGCCGTGACGTCACGCACCTGATCTCCAACAGGAGACCGGGCCGGAAGTCGTCCGTCCTCGGCTTCAGCTCCGACGAGTCAGACGCTGAAACTCCTCTGAAGAGAAAAGGCCTGAACCACAGCACTGGGTCTCCACCGCTGAGGACCCGGTCCCCTGCCACCCTAAACACCGCTCACCATAGCCCGCCGAACAGCAGCACGTCCTCCCCGGGAACAGAGCCACAGCGGAGCGGCTCTTTGAGCTGGAGGCTACGCGGCACCTCCAGCCCCGAGGCGGGAGAGAGGGACGAGGAGTCCGGGgacgacgaggaggaggaggaggaggaggaagaagaagaggaagaggcggGCCCGGAGAAGAACTGTCGATCTGTGAACGGCTGCGGGGCTCACGGGAACCAGCTCACGGTACCCG TACCCGGGGAGTACTCGGACTCCGACGAGGAGCAGGTCTCAGGCCTGGGTGCCGGGGACAGATCCAGGGAGCGTCTGGATCCCAGACGGAGACCGGTCCTTCCCCACCACAGAGCCAGCCGAGGGTCTCGGACAGTAGGGCCGATCCTAGTGGAGGACAAACCAGAGGGTTTAAACATGGTGGGGGGCCGAGGGGAAGATGGGGACGGTAACAGGAGGGACTCTGACACACCTGGATCCTTCAGGACCCACATCTTTCCACGCAAGTCCATCTACGTGTCCCTGAACCGCGGAGAGAACCACCACGTTAGCAGCGAGCCCGGAGCCTCAGGCCGCTTCAGCCTAGGGCTCAGACCGCGCTTCTCCTCCTACAGCAGCTTGAGCTCCTCCTACAGGAGCAACAACTCCAACCACAGCCCTGCTCCCTCCCGGCCCCACAGCCCCGCCTACCAACAAGCCGCGCCCCATGGGCCAGAGGACGAGTTGCTGCAGCAATTTAAAAGAGAGGAGGCTTCGCCATCCAGGTGCTTCAGCGCCCATTACCTGTCCATGATACTCCTGACCGCCGCCTGCCTCTTCTTTGTCTTGCTGGGACTCATGTACCTGAGGATGAGGGGCGCGACCACCAACGACACAGAGA TTAAGAGTCACCCGTTTGGCAGCGACTTTGACTCTTCATAT aACAAGATGGACAAAGACCTGATCCTGAACTTGCTGCTCAGTCTCCATGACCACCTGGCCCAGATCGCAG GTCAACATGACTGTGGAGACTCGCAGCATCACAACCGGAGTCTGACCCTGAAACAGGCCTCTGACTATTTAGAG gctCAGAATCAGCAGTTCGGTCCGTTCATTCTTGTCTCTCTGGAGTGGATCatcaggacaggacaggacgtTGGGATCAG gctgaCCGGACTGACCGCTAATGACCCCGTCACTGATGTCTCTGAGATCTCTCTGCTTGAGTCCACACATCCCAGAATGCCATTCACTTGTCGCTTCCGCAGAGCCTTCCTCATCGTCATCAGCAGAGTCTTCCTCATCGCAGCCG tggtgGGCTGTGTGTGGAGTGTGGTGTGTTACATGAAGTAtcgctggaggagagaggaggaggagaccagACAGATGTACGACATGGTAGAGAGGATCatag acgTGCTGAGGAGTCACAGTGAAGCGTGTCAGGAGAACCAGGACCTGCAGCCCTACCTGCCCATCCCCCATGTCAGAGACTCACTGGTCCAGCCTCAGGACAG gAAAAGGATGAAGAAGGTGTGGGAGCGAGCGGAGAGCTTCGTTTCGGCGAATGAGTCGAGGATCAGGACGGAGACTCAGAGGATCGGGGGGGCGGACTTTctggtgtggaggtggatccaGCCGTCGCTCACCTGTGATAAAACCTCCTCAGGACCGTCCAAAGTGTGGCAGGGGAAAG CGTTCCCTCTGGACCGCAGGAACTCCCCCCCCAACAGTCTGACCCCGTGTCTGAAGATCAGGAACATGTTTGACCCCATCAT ggagGTCGGGGAGAACTGGGACTTGGCGATCCACGAGGCCATCCTGGAGAAATGCAACGACAATGACGGCATTGTCCACATCGCTGTCGACAAGAACTCCCGAGAG ggcTGTGTGTATGTAAAGTGTCTCTCAGCAGAGCATTCTGGGAAAGCATTCAAAGCTCTGCATGGCTCCTGGTTCGATg GTAAACTGGTGACGGTGAAGTACCTGCGTCTAGACAGGTATCATCAGCGCTTCCCTCAGGCTGTGAGCTGCTGTACCCCCCTGAAGGCCTCCAGCCCCTCCCTCAGCACACCCAGCAGCAACTCAGGGAGCCGCCTGATGCACagagcctcctcctccttctccaccttttcttcATCGGGATTCTCATGA
- the msrb3 gene encoding methionine-R-sulfoxide reductase B3 isoform X2, translating to MIRFFLTPDPVTLIRITVTVCSLLLLSGARRTKKTWPMTFTKEELKERLTPKQYHVTQERGTESAFTGEFTDHKDEGTYTCVVCGAPLFSSSTKFDSGSGWPAFFDLLQEESISNSDDFSYGMHRVESTCSQCGAHLGHLFDDGPRPTGKRYCINSASLDFQAKDSSPSSRAEGGAKLGGEEKTEL from the exons ATGATCCGCTTCTTCTTAACACCTGATCCCGTCACACTGATCCGGATCACCGTGACGGTGTGTTCGCTGCTACTGCTCTCAG gagcTCGTAGGACTAAGAAGACATGGCCAATGACTTTCACTaaggaggagctgaaggagcGACTCACTCCGAAGCAGTACCATGTGACCCAGGAAAGGGGCACTGAAAG TGCATTCACAGGAGAGTTCACCGACCATAAAGACGAGGGGACGTACACCTGTGTGGTGTGTGGAGCTCCTCTGTTCAG cTCAAGCACTAAATTTGACTCTGGATCAG GGTGGCCAGCTTTCTTTGACCTGCTTCAGGAGGAGTCCATCTCAAACTCTGACGACTTCTCATACGGGATGCACCGAGTGGAGTCCACCTGCAGCCAG tGTGGCGCTCACCTGGGGCACCTGTTTGATGACGGACCTCGCCCAACAGGAAAACGTTACTGCATTAACTCCGCCTCCCTGGACTTCCAGGCCAAagactcctccccctcctcaagAGCTGAAGGAGGGGCCAAACTGGGAggtgaagagaaaacagagctcTGA
- the msrb3 gene encoding methionine-R-sulfoxide reductase B3 isoform X1 — protein sequence MTFLLRRGALFTLHRALKQGSSSVCPPTRPSALIGARRTKKTWPMTFTKEELKERLTPKQYHVTQERGTESAFTGEFTDHKDEGTYTCVVCGAPLFSSSTKFDSGSGWPAFFDLLQEESISNSDDFSYGMHRVESTCSQCGAHLGHLFDDGPRPTGKRYCINSASLDFQAKDSSPSSRAEGGAKLGGEEKTEL from the exons ATGACCTTCCTCCTCAGACGGGGGGCGCTCTTCACTCTACATCGTGCTCTCAAGCAGGGCAGCAGCTCGGTCTGCCCCCCCACTCGGCCGTCTGCCCTCATAG gagcTCGTAGGACTAAGAAGACATGGCCAATGACTTTCACTaaggaggagctgaaggagcGACTCACTCCGAAGCAGTACCATGTGACCCAGGAAAGGGGCACTGAAAG TGCATTCACAGGAGAGTTCACCGACCATAAAGACGAGGGGACGTACACCTGTGTGGTGTGTGGAGCTCCTCTGTTCAG cTCAAGCACTAAATTTGACTCTGGATCAG GGTGGCCAGCTTTCTTTGACCTGCTTCAGGAGGAGTCCATCTCAAACTCTGACGACTTCTCATACGGGATGCACCGAGTGGAGTCCACCTGCAGCCAG tGTGGCGCTCACCTGGGGCACCTGTTTGATGACGGACCTCGCCCAACAGGAAAACGTTACTGCATTAACTCCGCCTCCCTGGACTTCCAGGCCAAagactcctccccctcctcaagAGCTGAAGGAGGGGCCAAACTGGGAggtgaagagaaaacagagctcTGA
- the msrb3 gene encoding methionine-R-sulfoxide reductase B3 isoform X3 → MSGFNLLHLITKSPPVALKPCSLPSGARRTKKTWPMTFTKEELKERLTPKQYHVTQERGTESAFTGEFTDHKDEGTYTCVVCGAPLFSSSTKFDSGSGWPAFFDLLQEESISNSDDFSYGMHRVESTCSQCGAHLGHLFDDGPRPTGKRYCINSASLDFQAKDSSPSSRAEGGAKLGGEEKTEL, encoded by the exons ATGTCTGGTTTCAATCTGCTCCATCTAATAACCAAGAGTCCTCCTGTAGCTCTGAAGCCCTGCAGTCTGCCCTCAG gagcTCGTAGGACTAAGAAGACATGGCCAATGACTTTCACTaaggaggagctgaaggagcGACTCACTCCGAAGCAGTACCATGTGACCCAGGAAAGGGGCACTGAAAG TGCATTCACAGGAGAGTTCACCGACCATAAAGACGAGGGGACGTACACCTGTGTGGTGTGTGGAGCTCCTCTGTTCAG cTCAAGCACTAAATTTGACTCTGGATCAG GGTGGCCAGCTTTCTTTGACCTGCTTCAGGAGGAGTCCATCTCAAACTCTGACGACTTCTCATACGGGATGCACCGAGTGGAGTCCACCTGCAGCCAG tGTGGCGCTCACCTGGGGCACCTGTTTGATGACGGACCTCGCCCAACAGGAAAACGTTACTGCATTAACTCCGCCTCCCTGGACTTCCAGGCCAAagactcctccccctcctcaagAGCTGAAGGAGGGGCCAAACTGGGAggtgaagagaaaacagagctcTGA
- the msrb3 gene encoding methionine-R-sulfoxide reductase B3 isoform X4, translated as MTFTKEELKERLTPKQYHVTQERGTESAFTGEFTDHKDEGTYTCVVCGAPLFSSSTKFDSGSGWPAFFDLLQEESISNSDDFSYGMHRVESTCSQCGAHLGHLFDDGPRPTGKRYCINSASLDFQAKDSSPSSRAEGGAKLGGEEKTEL; from the exons ATGACTTTCACTaaggaggagctgaaggagcGACTCACTCCGAAGCAGTACCATGTGACCCAGGAAAGGGGCACTGAAAG TGCATTCACAGGAGAGTTCACCGACCATAAAGACGAGGGGACGTACACCTGTGTGGTGTGTGGAGCTCCTCTGTTCAG cTCAAGCACTAAATTTGACTCTGGATCAG GGTGGCCAGCTTTCTTTGACCTGCTTCAGGAGGAGTCCATCTCAAACTCTGACGACTTCTCATACGGGATGCACCGAGTGGAGTCCACCTGCAGCCAG tGTGGCGCTCACCTGGGGCACCTGTTTGATGACGGACCTCGCCCAACAGGAAAACGTTACTGCATTAACTCCGCCTCCCTGGACTTCCAGGCCAAagactcctccccctcctcaagAGCTGAAGGAGGGGCCAAACTGGGAggtgaagagaaaacagagctcTGA
- the LOC109987632 gene encoding beta-2-microglobulin, with amino-acid sequence MKLFLSLFVLVAVCSAQQKHTHPKVQVYSSARGEFGNKNTLICHVSGFYPPDLTITLLKGDKELAGCNQTDLAFNKNWHFHLTRSVDFSPTTGDEYTCRVQHGSNIHNYAWEPNM; translated from the exons ATGAAGCTGTTTCTGAGTCTGTTTGTCCTGGTGGCAGTCTGCAGTGCTCAGCAGAAACACA CTCACCCTAAGGTCCAGGTGTACAGCAGTGCCCGCGGCGAGTTCGGGAATAAGAACACCCTGATCTGTCACGTGAGCGGCTTCTACCCTCCCGACCTGACGATCACCCTCCTGAAGGGGGACAAGGAGCTGGCTGGATGTAACCAGACCGACCTGGCCTTTAACAAGAACTGGCACTTCCACCTGACCAGGAGCGTGGACTTCTCCCCCACCACAGGAGACGAGTACACCTGTCGGGTGCAGCACGGCTCCAACATCCACAACTACGCCTGGG AGCCAAACATGTAA
- the LOC109987643 gene encoding beta-2-microglobulin, whose product MKNVMFSLLLCVLLHTVCSKSGKSKVNVYSRDLGQWGKENTLICHVSNIPPPPVISIDLLKNGQVIQGTNQSDLVFDGDWDYYLTKHVTFTPAKGDRYSCRVTHMGKVNNYEWEPDE is encoded by the exons ATGAAGAATGTAatgttctctctgctgctctgtgttctCCTTCACACGGTGTGTTCAAAGTCCGGGAAAT CAAAGGTGAACGTGTACAGTCGTGACCTGGGTCAGTGGGGGAAGGAGAACACCTTGATCTGTCACGTGAGTAATATCCCCCCTCCACCTGTCATCTCCATCGACCTGCTGAAGAACGGACAGGTGATCCAGGGGACCAATCAGTCCGACCTGGTTTTTGACGGGGACTGGGACTACTACTTGACCAAACATGTTACCTTCACCCCCGCCAAAGGAGACCGGTACTCGTGCAGGGTCACACACATGGGCAAAGTGAACAACTACGAGTGGG aACCGGATGAGTGA